The region CGGAATATCTGGTAATACTGCTTGCGCAGTCCGGGCAGCAACCGGCACGACCGCCCCTTCAGCATGGTGTTCCACGACTGGAAAGCCCCCCGTTGCCGCGGTTCCAGCCACCCCTGTCGGCCCGCGTCGTCATAGGCAACCCGCAACCACTCCCCTTTGCGGGCCGTCACGATCAACGGCACCCCGGAAGCGTTTCCCGTGAAGAGCCACTCGTAGGAAGGTGGGCGGCCGCTGTCCAGGGCCCCCATGCGCCGGACGGCCGGCTCCTCGTACAGATAAAGCGGCTCCTGCCGGCTGCCGTCTCCGCCGTGCTCGACCGCCAGGAGCAGGACGCCGATGCCGCTGTACGGGCGCATCTGCTGCTGGGAAATCGCCGGGCTGGCCCCCAGAAGCAGCAGGGCCAGCGCCAGGGCGCAACTCTTCATCGCCGAGAGCCTCACCTTGTGAAGAGTTCTCTCAGCCGTTCCAGATACGCAGGCGCTCCGGGCTCATCATCGCCGGGCGCCCACGCCGCCTTCTCGGCGTCGCCGAGCGGCAGGTAGGGTCCGGCCTTGGCCTCGTAGAAGACCGTTCCCGGCTCGAGGCTCACCGCCGTATGATAGGTGCCGGAGGGGATGTCGGCGGCAAGGGTGCCCTGTTCCCGCGAGAGCAGGACCGTTTCCGCAACGGCCCCGTCGTCGGCAAAGGTGACGATGCCCAGCGTGCCGCTCATCAGGATGAAGGCCTCGTCTTTCTCCGGGTCCAGGTGGCGGTGGGGGCGGATGTACGTGGCCGGTTCGACGGCATTCAGGAGGCGATGGCATCGGGACTCGTCACGGCGATGGATGTTGTGATTCTTGCGCAGGCGCGGGGAGGTGCGGGCTTGTTCGGAAAGTTGGCGCAGCAGGTCGGTGGTGACTATCTTCATCTATCCCCTTCTCCATGATTCGCAAGGCCTGCGTCCCGCCGCAACCACAGAGGCGGGCAGAAGAAACCTCAACAGGGATGAAGGGGATACACCGGATAAAAATCATCCTGCGCATCCCCTCCACACCTGTTGAAAACCTTGTTTTTTTATCTTGCGCCTCAGCGGCGCCGTTTCAAGGACTCTGGCTCAGCGATCCACCAGGGCGAGCTGGTTTCCGTCAAAATCGGCGACCACCGCCATCTTGCCCCAGGGGCTCGACTCCAGCGGCTCCACGAAGGTCACGCCGCCGACCCGCAAGGATTCGCACAGCGCCTCGATCCCTTCAACCCGCAGGGTGATGCCGGTATGGCGTCCCACCAGCCGGCGGGCATCTTCGTGCAGCGCCAGGGACACGCCCAAGGTGGCGGGCGCCCCGGGAAAGAACTCCATCATCATCTCGCTCTGCCCGGCAACCGGCAGGCCGAGCAGCTCGGCGTAGAACCGTTTGGCCTTGGCCAGATCGGTGACGAAGACCACGACATTTTTCATCGTTACGGCCATGAAAACCCCTTTTCCCCCGATGGCCGGTCAGGCCTTCTGCGACAGCCGGTGCACGCACTCCACCATGTGGATGGCGTTCTCCGGGGGGACCGTCGGCAGGATACCGTGCCCCAGGTTGAAGATGTGCCCCGGCCGGCCGGCGTTTTCGTCCAGGACCCGCTTGACCTCCGCCTCGATGACCTCCTTCGGCGCGTAGAGCACGGTCGGGTCCAGGTTCCCCTGCACCGCCATCCCCTGGCCGAGCACGTCACGCGCCGTGCCCAGGTTCACGTGCCAATCCAGCCCCATGACGTCGCCGCCGGCCTTTTTGACCGATTCCAGCATGGCGCCGGAGCCTTTGACGAAGTGGATCACCGGCGTTTCCAGCCGGTTGAGGCCGTTAATCAGCTTGGTGGTATAGGGAAGGACATAGGTTTCGTAATCCGACGGCGACAGGATGCCCCCCCAGGTATCGAATATCTGGATGGCCTGGGCCCCGGCCTTGATCTGGGCGTTGAGATATTCCATATCCATCATGGTGATTTTTTCCATGAGGGCCGCATAGACATCGGGCGCGGCGTACATCATACGCTTGATCTGGGCGAAATCCTTGGACCCCTTGCCTTCCACCATGTAGCAGGCCAGGGTAAAGGGAGCACCGCCGAAGCCGATCAACGGCACCTTGTTGGCCAGCTCACGGCGGAGGATCCTGATGGTCTCCAGGACGTAGGGCACGTCCTGCTCCATCTGCGGGATGCGGAGCTGCTCCACGTCGGCCATGCTTCTGACCGGGTGTTCGAACACCGGCCCCGGCACGAAGTCCAGCTTCATCCCCATCGGTTCCACCGGCGTGAGGATGTCGGAGAACAGGATGGCGGCGTCAACCCCCAGGATGTCCACCGGTTGGATGGACACCTCGGCCGCCAGTTCCGGCGTTTTGCACAATTCAAGGAAGGTGCATTTCGAGCGCACCGCCATGTATTCCGGCAGGTAGCGGCCCGCTTGGCGCATCAGCCAGACCGGCGTACGGTCCACCGGCTTACCCCAACAAGCATCGAGAAAACGTGTATTCATATCATCTCCCTGAACGTGATGACTGCAGGTAAAACTGTAAAATAGAGGGGGATTTTAGTTCGACACCACCGGAAAAGTCAAATCAATTTGCGGTTGCGCCGCCCCGGGGCGCCAATCACCGCTCTCCCTCCACCAGAAAGAAATGGCCATTCAGCTCCACCCGGTCGCCGGGGCGGAGCTTGCGCCCCCGGCGCACTTCGACGGCGCCGTTCACCCGCACCAGTCCCTCCCCGATGATCAGCTTCGCCTCTCCGCCCGACCCCACGGCGTTGACCGCCTTGAGAAAGCTGTCCAGCTTGATGTGCTCGCCCGTAATCTGAAAAGACATGTATCCCTTTCCCGCCGCCCCGGACGGCACGCGCGGCGCCAGATGCGACAAAAGGCGAAAGCGGGCGCCCGGAGGGCATTCGAATGTATCTGTATCCGGTGTATCTTGAATATGGAGCGACTCAGGAGGCTCCACGCGTCTTGGAGTATACCATAGCGCGGTTTTCGTAAAGAGTACAGGAGAGACCGTCATGGGGCGCAGGCACATGAGGCTGCCGCAGCCCCATAACCGGGTATCTCCCGGTCATCCCCCGGGAAATCCGTACCGGGTGCCGGCGCCATCATATCTGAAAAACTCCAAGGTCTTCCGTGCGTTATCCAGTTTCTGCCGGAGTATTCTCAATTCGTCCACCGTATAAACCGCCCTTCCTTTGGCAATTTCATTTTGCAGCCTCTCGATCCGCTGTTGAAGCGTATCAAAACCATTGCCGCACTTGACGGCAAGCAGCAGGCACTCATCCTTTGCCGGGCCGGACTCCTTCTCCCCACCACCCGGGGAGCCGCCTTCACCACCACCCAAGACCGAACCTTCGCTGCATGCCATTATGGCTGCCGCCAGGACAGGAATAAACCGTAACCGTCTCATGATGGGCCTCCAGGACTCTTGATCCTCACCAAAAACAAGAGGCTGTACAGCGTGATGCCGTACAGCCTCTTTCGTCCGTTGCTTACCGGGTTACCGGGGGGCGGGGCTCCTGCCGCTGCCACGTCTAACCGCCGCTGTTTTCGTTGATAAGCTCGAATTGCCTGTTGTAATCATCCACCTGTTCCCTCAGTTTCTGCAGCTCTTCCGACGTGTACACGTCCGTTCCCCGGCCGATTTCCCTGTTCAGTCGATCAATCCGTTCCTGGATGGAATCAACGTCCTTCCCGCAGTTCATGGCAACCAGCAGGCATTCATCCTTCGTCCCTTCCTGCGCCTGCGGAATCTGCGACTCCATTGATCCCATGTTTCCTTCATCGGCAAGGATCGGCACAGCCGAAAAGAGCATAGATGCCGCGATTATGGTCATCGTTCTCGCTATGCTGTTCATGGCTTACCTCCTCTCAACTTGTTGGTACTTCTTATGGTTGTATAGTACCCAATCCGATTTTAAATGTAAATGACTTTGATTGTTATTTTCAATTAATCCCATTCCCCGGCACTGCACCGTAATACCCTGACACGCACAGAGGGGGCGCGCGTCATTCGCGTGCCCCCTCCCCTTTGCCGCCATTACAGCGTCATTGTTTACGCCCCACGGGCACCCGACTGCCGAGCCTGCGCCAATCTTTCCAGTATACTCTCAATAATTATTTTAAACAGGCTATTATCTGGACAAATTGATGCTATACTATAATCAGCAGGAAGGAAGTACAAACCAGGGAAAGGAGGCTTACTACTTTATGGAAGACACTCCGCCGGGCTGGTTTCCGAAATAGAAGGCGCAGGTACCCCGATTGCAGCACACATCGGGTAACAGCTTGAAAAGCGATCAAAGACACACCCAAAAGAGAAGCCCACCGAACGACATGGTGGGCTTTTCATCTGCCGGGAAGACTGTCCGAGCTTAAAAAAGAGCCACGTCACGCGACATGGCTCTCTCTATTTGAACTGCTGAAAAGTGAATTACTTGGCAGCAGGAGCAGCTTCGGCAGCAGGGGCGGCTTCTTTCTTTTCGGCTTTGGCTTTTTTGGCTTTCTTCGCTTTTTTCGCCTTCTTCACTTCCTTTTTGGCAGCAGGAGCGGCTTTTTCGGCCGGAGCGGCAGGGGCGGCCGGAGCAGCGGCGTCAGCAGCAAAAACGACGGCAGAGAAAGACAGGGCAACGATTGCGGCTACGATAGTGGAAAGAACTTTTTTCATTTTAGATCTCCTCGTTCGGAAATGTGGTGCTGCCAAGGACATTGCAGAACGGGTGCCAATACCAAAAAATTCATATCATACTGCAATCAAAGAGATAATTTGTCGAGGCGCCCAAAGTCGCCGGAAAAGCGCACCTCGTATAAGCCCGCCGCCACCTTGAATGAGGTATCCGCCCATCCTCGCCGAGTGCCCCGGCCCCGGTCCGGACGCTGCCGCCCGTTACGGGGCGTTCACCGGCTTGAGCGGTGGCACCCGCCCGGTAACGGGCGCACCGGCGGTAGGCGCTGTGGGGCATGCGGCTCCCTGCGGGGATCAGGCTAACATCCCGCCGTTTTCTTGAAGATCTTGCTGCTGTTCTTGCCGCCTTCCTTCTCGAACTTGCAGCGGATCTCGTCGCCTTCGACGATACGTTTGTCCTTGAACTTGTCCAGGGTCAGGTCGTCGGTAACCACGATGGTTACGCTTTCGCCGCTCTTATTGTCCTTGAGGGTTGCCGTAGCCGATTTGCCGTCGGCGGCCATTTCGATTTTGGAGATGACGCCGACCATCTTGACATCTTCCGCACTGGCGGTGGACACGATCGTCAGGGTGGTGAACGCCAACAAGGCCGCCATGACGACGGCAGAGAGAACCTTTTTCATATGCTTGCTCCTTTTACGATGTGTGGTTCCGTGCCCCGCTAGCCGGGATCAATTCGGGCCGGCAAAAAAACCGGGGGAGTGGGAGGCACGGTTCCACTCCCCCGGTGTGCTGCCCGCATCATGCGCGGGCATTTCGAACCTGTCAGAAATGCACCTCGAAGGTCGCATACACGTTATGGGCGTATTCCAGCGGGGTGGTGGTCATCATCTGGCCCTTCACCTCGGAGATCTTGACCGGTGCGCCGACCCAGTTGTTGCTGCCGGTGTATTCGAAGTCGTAGTACTGGTACCCTACGCGGAAAAAGGTCTTGCTGAAGTAGGAGGAAACCGGTTTCAGGTTCAACTCCTGGATAACGTACCCTTCATACACGTTGCCGCGGGTTCCGACCTTCGAGGTCCACATGTCGTCGGCGGCAGGGGCAAAGGTGATCCAGTCCTTGGAGCCGTGATTGTACTCGAAGCCCAGCTTGGTCTTCGACGGCAGGTCGTAGCGGACGCCGGCGGATACGGCCCAGCCGGTTTTGCTGGTCGGGGCCTCAGGATTGAAGAAGCCGCCGCTCATGAGCCCCTGGAAGCCGAACTGCGCGGAAACGTTGCTGTTGGGATGGGTGACGCTCAGGGCGGCGTCGGTGAAGAAGTTCAGGTCGCCCGGGCCGACCTTCTTGAGCGTGCTCATGGCACCGGCGCCCCACCAGTCGATATCGCCCAGGTTGGTTTTCGGCGCGGTGCTGCCGAAGTAGGTGTTGCTCATGGTCGGGGCATCGAAGATATTGAAGCCGCGGTTCCACTGCAGCCAGACGCGCAGCGGGTCGGTATCGACCGGGATCACGGCGATGCCGAGCATGTCGGTATCGGCGATGGAGTTGCTGGGGGTCGAACGGAAGCCGCTCTCGAAGCCGCGGCCGTAGCAGACCTTGGCGTAGGCGCCGGGGAGCATTTCGATGTCCGGGGCATAGCCGATGGTCATACCGTCAAAGGCATAATCCACCAGGAGCGACGGGGTGCCGCCATTGCCCGGGCGTTCGTTGTTGAGACGCAGGTTGCTGGGGGCGCCGTTGGTGGAGGGGCGACGCCCGACCGAGAACCAGAGCGGCTGGTCGGCGATATTGCTCCAGGTGGCGTAGGCCCGGTCCACGTCCAGGTAGCTGCTGGAGGGGACATGGCCGAGGGTGCCGTCGAACACGCCGACGCGGTCGGCAAAGTAGGGGGCGGAGTTGCCGTTGGTGACGGCCTGGTCGTCCTGGGAGCCGAAGACCTTGTACATGACCAGGCGGGTAGTGACCGTCACGTCTTTGGTGGCCTTGACGTGGAGGTCCAGGCCGAGCCGGTTGGTGTAGAGGGTGGCGTTCTCCGGTTTGTAGGAAGGAACCGTTACCGCGTAATTGCCCAATCCTTGCAGCATGGCCTGGTTTGCTCCCAGAAAGGCAAGGGCCTGATTGTAGGTCTTGACGTTTGCCATAGCCTGGGAAAACGACGTCATCCCGGCAATGGCACCGGCCCACTGCTGGGTGGCGGCAGCATCGCCCGCCGCCACGGCATTGAAATACCCCTGCTGCATCTGGCTTTGGGCGTTGCTGAACGTGGCAGTCACGTCGGTAAACGGTTTGGTGCGGCCACTCAGGTAGTCGTAGCGGAAGCGGTAATCCCCGCCGATGGTCAGCCATCTGCCGATGGATTTGTCCTCCACCTTCTTGACCGAACCCTTCAGGGTTTCGATCTCCTTGTACAGTTTGTCGACCTTTTGCAGCAGCTCCTCATCGGCGGCCTGCGCCGGGAGAGGCAGGCTCAT is a window of Geobacter sp. FeAm09 DNA encoding:
- a CDS encoding WbuC family cupin fold metalloprotein, giving the protein MKIVTTDLLRQLSEQARTSPRLRKNHNIHRRDESRCHRLLNAVEPATYIRPHRHLDPEKDEAFILMSGTLGIVTFADDGAVAETVLLSREQGTLAADIPSGTYHTAVSLEPGTVFYEAKAGPYLPLGDAEKAAWAPGDDEPGAPAYLERLRELFTR
- a CDS encoding VOC family protein: MAVTMKNVVVFVTDLAKAKRFYAELLGLPVAGQSEMMMEFFPGAPATLGVSLALHEDARRLVGRHTGITLRVEGIEALCESLRVGGVTFVEPLESSPWGKMAVVADFDGNQLALVDR
- the hemE gene encoding uroporphyrinogen decarboxylase; protein product: MNTRFLDACWGKPVDRTPVWLMRQAGRYLPEYMAVRSKCTFLELCKTPELAAEVSIQPVDILGVDAAILFSDILTPVEPMGMKLDFVPGPVFEHPVRSMADVEQLRIPQMEQDVPYVLETIRILRRELANKVPLIGFGGAPFTLACYMVEGKGSKDFAQIKRMMYAAPDVYAALMEKITMMDMEYLNAQIKAGAQAIQIFDTWGGILSPSDYETYVLPYTTKLINGLNRLETPVIHFVKGSGAMLESVKKAGGDVMGLDWHVNLGTARDVLGQGMAVQGNLDPTVLYAPKEVIEAEVKRVLDENAGRPGHIFNLGHGILPTVPPENAIHMVECVHRLSQKA
- a CDS encoding RNA-binding S4 domain-containing protein; protein product: MSFQITGEHIKLDSFLKAVNAVGSGGEAKLIIGEGLVRVNGAVEVRRGRKLRPGDRVELNGHFFLVEGER
- a CDS encoding DUF3373 domain-containing protein, with product MLSMLLAGLVAGMSLPLPAQAADEELLQKVDKLYKEIETLKGSVKKVEDKSIGRWLTIGGDYRFRYDYLSGRTKPFTDVTATFSNAQSQMQQGYFNAVAAGDAAATQQWAGAIAGMTSFSQAMANVKTYNQALAFLGANQAMLQGLGNYAVTVPSYKPENATLYTNRLGLDLHVKATKDVTVTTRLVMYKVFGSQDDQAVTNGNSAPYFADRVGVFDGTLGHVPSSSYLDVDRAYATWSNIADQPLWFSVGRRPSTNGAPSNLRLNNERPGNGGTPSLLVDYAFDGMTIGYAPDIEMLPGAYAKVCYGRGFESGFRSTPSNSIADTDMLGIAVIPVDTDPLRVWLQWNRGFNIFDAPTMSNTYFGSTAPKTNLGDIDWWGAGAMSTLKKVGPGDLNFFTDAALSVTHPNSNVSAQFGFQGLMSGGFFNPEAPTSKTGWAVSAGVRYDLPSKTKLGFEYNHGSKDWITFAPAADDMWTSKVGTRGNVYEGYVIQELNLKPVSSYFSKTFFRVGYQYYDFEYTGSNNWVGAPVKISEVKGQMMTTTPLEYAHNVYATFEVHF